Proteins encoded in a region of the Campylobacter geochelonis genome:
- a CDS encoding CHASE2 domain-containing protein: MRKNIKFVFLLAIIFASSYLIYISGFLPLVDYKIFDLINGKNDENNGHSNSVVIVQIDEKSLKEFGQWPWNRILVAKLVQEILLSRPAVLGIDIIFSEKDRTSLNEIKKFYDNGLNATINLDNIPQTLLDNDKILASSLSRGKSVLPIFISPVSVGDEFLTKTYLKTDENFTQIPKATNFLGNYEMLNDAASALGFINSKSDNDGILRQNSSFLYYRDKLVPSLSMAMLMQVDPKLSLKKSALGLEVEFLGKKAKLNENAKSLSKVHSSSDFTKISASDILLANVDKSEFTGKFVLLGATATGLYDQFISTKGEIVPGIFFHASFLENFLTGNLITQPNLYKNLSFYTSLFLLVFMVFLISKYDYLYSFILFILLSVLAIVLALAFLKYNIYISLGYFLLPFVFIFLNISLIVAFLTYLDKKEFIKELESAHSATIDSMVSVIEGKDVETGTHIVRSKEYVKLLAQYLYKQGFHLDKLNPKFIEILYRATPLHDIGKVAIPDKILNKSSNLDEQEWEVMKKHTVYGKEIIEKAISSSNATNEFLLAAINIAYTHHERWDGQGYPRGLKGDEIPIEGRLMALADVYDALISKRHYKEAFSYEKAEDFIVKNKGSHFDPMVVDAFVALKKEFKKVALKEK, encoded by the coding sequence ATGAGAAAAAATATCAAATTTGTCTTTTTACTAGCCATTATCTTTGCCTCTAGTTATCTTATATATATTAGTGGATTTTTGCCGCTGGTTGATTATAAAATTTTTGACTTGATTAATGGCAAAAACGATGAAAACAACGGGCATTCCAACTCTGTTGTGATAGTTCAAATCGATGAAAAAAGCCTTAAAGAATTTGGACAGTGGCCATGGAACAGAATCTTAGTAGCAAAACTCGTTCAAGAAATTTTGCTTTCAAGACCGGCGGTTTTAGGCATTGATATCATATTTTCAGAAAAAGACAGAACATCTTTAAACGAGATTAAAAAATTTTATGATAACGGGCTAAATGCAACGATAAATTTAGATAACATTCCTCAAACCCTGCTTGATAATGATAAAATTCTAGCCTCATCACTATCAAGAGGTAAAAGTGTTCTGCCTATTTTTATCTCGCCTGTTAGCGTTGGAGATGAATTTTTAACAAAAACATATCTAAAAACAGATGAAAATTTCACTCAAATTCCAAAAGCTACAAATTTTCTTGGAAATTACGAGATGCTAAACGACGCCGCGTCCGCGCTTGGATTTATAAATTCCAAAAGTGATAATGATGGCATTTTAAGACAAAATAGCTCGTTTTTATACTATCGCGACAAGCTAGTGCCATCGTTGAGTATGGCTATGCTTATGCAAGTAGACCCAAAACTTAGCCTTAAAAAAAGCGCTCTTGGGCTTGAAGTAGAGTTTTTAGGCAAAAAAGCAAAGCTAAATGAAAACGCAAAGTCTCTTAGCAAAGTCCACTCAAGCTCGGATTTTACTAAAATTTCAGCAAGCGACATACTACTAGCAAATGTCGATAAAAGCGAATTTACTGGCAAATTTGTTCTGCTTGGTGCCACGGCTACTGGGCTTTATGATCAATTTATCAGCACTAAAGGCGAGATTGTGCCGGGAATTTTTTTCCACGCTTCGTTTTTAGAAAATTTTCTTACCGGCAACTTAATCACTCAACCAAATTTATATAAAAATTTAAGCTTTTACACTAGTTTGTTTTTGCTTGTTTTTATGGTTTTTTTGATATCAAAATATGATTATTTATACTCATTTATCCTATTTATCCTGCTTTCGGTTTTAGCCATCGTCTTAGCTTTAGCTTTTCTTAAATATAACATTTATATATCGCTAGGATATTTTTTACTGCCGTTTGTGTTTATCTTTTTAAATATATCTTTGATTGTCGCGTTTTTAACATACCTAGATAAAAAAGAATTTATAAAAGAGCTTGAGTCCGCTCACAGCGCTACAATCGATAGTATGGTAAGCGTGATAGAAGGCAAAGACGTAGAAACTGGCACGCACATCGTAAGATCAAAAGAGTATGTAAAACTGCTCGCACAGTATCTGTATAAACAAGGTTTTCATCTTGATAAGCTAAATCCAAAATTTATAGAAATTCTCTACCGCGCAACGCCACTTCATGACATCGGCAAAGTCGCAATCCCAGATAAAATTTTAAACAAAAGCTCAAATTTAGATGAACAAGAGTGGGAAGTGATGAAAAAACACACAGTTTATGGTAAAGAAATCATCGAAAAAGCCATCAGCTCATCAAACGCGACAAATGAGTTTTTACTAGCTGCGATAAACATCGCCTACACACATCACGAAAGATGGGATGGACAAGGCTATCCGCGCGGCTTAAAAGGCGATGAAATCCCGATAGAAGGGCGACTGATGGCACTAGCTGATGTTTATGATGCGTTGATTTCTAAAAGGCACTATAAAGAGGCTTTTAGCTACGAAAAAGCGGAAGATTTTATCGTGAAAAACAAAGGCTCGCATTTTGATCCTATGGTTGTCGATGCTTTTGTAGCGCTTAAG
- a CDS encoding OmpA family protein has translation MEAFIAMVIAIFGINLSVDKSEILLLDSNKTSAIVVNSKDKTQILQTPNSYIELSNIEAFASDKKVLSQDEVDKKYGNLIRSSIAPAKSYLIYFTDGTELTAKSASKLDEIKQAIKDAAPCEVSVIGHTDTYGSDELNTKVSRQRAQFVASLLSGLKIDKLDVTSFGEKNLLVKTPDEVKEPKNRRVEIQIR, from the coding sequence ATGGAAGCTTTTATAGCCATGGTTATAGCTATATTTGGTATAAATTTAAGCGTTGATAAGAGCGAAATTTTATTACTTGATAGCAATAAAACTTCCGCGATTGTCGTAAATTCAAAAGACAAAACGCAAATTTTGCAAACTCCAAATTCATACATCGAGTTATCAAACATAGAGGCATTTGCAAGCGATAAAAAGGTTTTAAGCCAAGACGAAGTGGATAAAAAATACGGCAACTTAATACGCTCAAGCATCGCTCCAGCAAAATCATATCTTATATATTTTACAGACGGCACAGAACTTACAGCCAAATCAGCTTCAAAGTTAGATGAGATAAAACAAGCCATAAAAGACGCTGCACCTTGCGAAGTCTCTGTTATAGGACATACCGATACGTATGGAAGCGATGAACTAAACACGAAAGTATCTCGTCAAAGAGCGCAATTTGTAGCTAGCCTTTTAAGTGGATTAAAGATAGATAAGCTTGATGTCACATCTTTTGGCGAGAAAAATCTCTTAGTAAAAACGCCAGATGAAGTCAAAGAGCCAAAAAACCGAAGAGTTGAGATACAGATACGATAA
- a CDS encoding DNA-binding protein encodes MAKKANLNKDSFYKMFKPNSKPRFESILKVIRALGMNFGCN; translated from the coding sequence GTGGCTAAAAAAGCAAATTTAAACAAAGATAGCTTTTACAAGATGTTTAAGCCAAACTCAAAACCGAGATTTGAAAGCATACTTAAGGTTATAAGGGCTTTGGGTATGAATTTTGGTTGCAACTAA
- a CDS encoding ATP-binding protein, translating into MKYIVDFLKNDVESSEIYTLLDVGINEAKVLKFLTQSYIDGISSNSVYTVLGAVFGEDGYEYLKHLDEIKNLLDSGYISKNVNIFKTENVKNLKGSKLSLLHAEVELSELFLSILENGIVDTKLPNITEYSDHLEYLQDQFLLVEFYQKRFNSSSLENQAKIDAKISELTDTIRERVKLSKIPITVEQIFKANSLDEREKVIFLALLKEEYSGEYDSLRDTNMLVGMVSRSDIERIKNRALLEEGSNLLTSGLVDYDEVLGTLGGITKSYFINEEILQSIMHPQKNDKKSKKLLVESMVKDSEIFELIEPQTDINDVVLNPKIKEVLDSILKQLDKKVIAKLNNWGIKTRRGIDAKIIFYGPAGTGKTMSAISLAKSLKKQVISFDCSKILSKYVGESEQNVRKIFDTYKMICETSKTQPVLLLNEADQFLSSRLESGANSVEKMHNQMQNIFLEQIENFQGVLIATTNFLQSLDSAFSRRFDFKIEFKKPNYDERLAIWRRVMPESISFESSFSIEELAKFELSGAQIVLVLKNTALKVAVRDDEIFTLKDFEEEIKRELISSFGDDKKVGLL; encoded by the coding sequence TTGAAATACATAGTTGATTTTTTAAAAAATGATGTGGAGAGTTCTGAAATTTACACTTTGCTTGATGTTGGTATAAATGAGGCAAAAGTGCTGAAGTTTTTAACTCAATCTTATATAGATGGGATATCATCAAACAGCGTATATACCGTGCTAGGAGCGGTTTTTGGTGAAGATGGTTATGAGTATTTAAAACATCTTGATGAGATTAAAAATTTGCTAGATTCAGGATATATTAGCAAAAATGTAAATATCTTTAAAACTGAAAATGTTAAAAATTTAAAAGGTAGTAAACTATCGCTTTTACACGCTGAAGTCGAGCTTAGTGAGCTTTTTTTAAGCATTTTAGAAAACGGCATAGTCGATACAAAACTACCAAACATAACCGAATACAGCGATCATCTTGAGTATCTGCAAGATCAGTTTTTGCTAGTTGAGTTTTATCAAAAGAGATTTAACAGCTCAAGCTTAGAAAATCAAGCCAAAATCGATGCTAAAATTTCAGAACTAACCGACACGATAAGAGAGCGAGTAAAACTTAGCAAAATTCCCATAACGGTTGAGCAAATTTTTAAAGCAAATTCGCTAGATGAGAGAGAAAAAGTGATATTTCTCGCACTTTTAAAAGAGGAGTATTCTGGCGAGTATGACAGCCTTAGAGATACAAATATGCTTGTTGGAATGGTAAGTCGTAGCGACATCGAGCGTATAAAAAACCGAGCTTTGCTTGAAGAGGGTTCAAATTTACTTACTAGTGGGCTTGTGGATTATGATGAGGTTTTAGGAACGCTTGGCGGGATAACAAAGAGTTATTTTATAAATGAAGAGATTTTGCAAAGCATTATGCATCCGCAAAAAAATGATAAAAAAAGTAAAAAACTGCTTGTCGAAAGCATGGTAAAAGATAGCGAAATTTTTGAGCTAATCGAGCCGCAAACCGATATAAACGATGTTGTTTTAAACCCAAAGATAAAAGAGGTGTTAGACTCGATTTTAAAGCAGCTTGATAAAAAAGTCATCGCAAAGCTTAACAATTGGGGGATTAAAACAAGGCGTGGGATTGATGCGAAAATCATCTTTTATGGACCTGCTGGAACTGGAAAAACAATGAGTGCAATCAGCCTTGCAAAGAGTCTTAAAAAGCAGGTTATCAGCTTTGATTGTTCTAAAATTTTATCAAAATACGTTGGCGAAAGTGAGCAAAATGTTCGCAAAATTTTTGATACTTATAAGATGATTTGCGAAACTAGCAAAACACAGCCGGTACTTTTGTTAAATGAAGCAGATCAGTTTCTTTCAAGCAGGCTTGAAAGTGGCGCAAATAGCGTTGAAAAGATGCATAACCAGATGCAAAATATCTTTTTAGAGCAGATTGAAAATTTTCAAGGTGTTTTGATAGCGACAACGAATTTTTTGCAAAGCTTAGATAGTGCATTTTCAAGAAGATTTGATTTTAAAATCGAGTTTAAGAAGCCAAATTATGATGAAAGACTTGCGATTTGGCGAAGAGTGATGCCAGAAAGTATTAGTTTTGAGAGCAGTTTTAGTATAGAAGAGTTGGCTAAATTTGAGTTAAGTGGAGCGCAAATCGTGCTAGTGCTTAAAAACACAGCGCTTAAAGTCGCGGTTAGAGATGATGAAATTTTCACACTAAAAGATTTTGAAGAAGAGATAAAAAGAGAGCTTATAAGTTCATTTGGCGATGATAAAAAAGTAGGGCTTTTATAA
- a CDS encoding FecR family protein translates to MKKIFSILLLMATFAFSADDIAIIKMIEGSPQAKRGEKVISLNIGDKLKNNDIIITNSSSKIGVIFNDGSSLTIGESSFLNIEKFEFKPIEDIYKFSLKLDKGKALFQSGKIGELSPDNFSLKVPDGIIGIRGTKFLVKLN, encoded by the coding sequence ATGAAAAAGATATTTTCTATCTTGCTTTTAATGGCAACTTTTGCTTTTTCAGCAGATGATATCGCGATAATTAAGATGATAGAAGGCTCTCCGCAAGCAAAAAGAGGAGAAAAAGTAATCTCTTTAAATATTGGCGATAAATTAAAAAACAACGATATTATCATCACAAATTCAAGCTCAAAAATCGGCGTTATTTTTAACGATGGAAGCAGTCTAACAATAGGCGAATCAAGCTTTTTAAATATCGAAAAATTCGAATTTAAGCCTATAGAAGATATATATAAATTTAGCCTAAAGCTAGACAAAGGAAAAGCGCTATTTCAATCAGGCAAAATCGGCGAGCTATCTCCAGATAACTTTTCTTTAAAAGTACCAGATGGCATCATAGGAATTCGTGGGACTAAATTCTTAGTCAAACTCAACTAA
- a CDS encoding nitroreductase family protein, translating into MQSMKEIMQNRYSCRNFKDEKIADEVVREIINLTRLTPSSQALEPWKFVVVSGELLKELGSICNNQPQVSGCSHAVIILARTDLQSKDEYLTRIITSKKKDEQKTQKYIKNVALKTDLLSQAELKQYASLQCYMALANLVNIAESFDVKSCIIGAFDYEKLVKFVNLKEQFKPCIVVALGLSDDVPTPKIRQSLEDILVWKR; encoded by the coding sequence ATGCAAAGTATGAAAGAGATAATGCAAAATCGCTACTCTTGTAGAAATTTTAAAGATGAAAAAATAGCCGATGAAGTCGTGCGTGAGATTATAAATTTAACTCGTTTAACTCCAAGTTCGCAGGCTTTAGAGCCATGGAAATTTGTAGTTGTAAGTGGCGAGTTGTTAAAAGAGTTAGGAAGTATTTGCAACAACCAACCCCAAGTTAGCGGGTGTTCTCACGCTGTGATTATACTTGCAAGGACGGATTTGCAAAGTAAAGATGAGTATCTAACTCGCATTATAACTTCAAAGAAAAAAGATGAGCAAAAAACGCAAAAATACATAAAAAATGTAGCCTTGAAAACAGATTTGCTAAGTCAAGCCGAGCTAAAACAATACGCGAGTTTGCAGTGCTACATGGCGCTTGCAAATTTAGTTAATATTGCTGAGTCTTTTGATGTAAAAAGCTGCATTATCGGTGCGTTTGATTATGAAAAGTTGGTTAAATTTGTAAATTTAAAAGAGCAGTTTAAGCCTTGTATCGTCGTGGCACTTGGACTAAGTGATGATGTACCAACTCCTAAAATCAGGCAATCGCTTGAAGATATTTTGGTATGGAAAAGGTAG
- the nfo gene encoding deoxyribonuclease IV → MKRIGAHVSASGGVQNAPLNAKKIGADAFALFVKNQRQWSAKALEKSQIDEFSANLADVNIKKEHILPHDSYLINLGHPDKALRQKSLDAFLDEVERVSALGLVMLNFHPGSHLKQISEEECLKNISECLNFTLLNSSGVKLVVENTAGQGSNLGYKLEHLGFLIKHSVDKERIGVCIDTCHFFAGGYDIRSKTAYEKTMAEFDKIVGYKFLSAMHLNDSKNKLGVKKDRHESLGAGTLGLEAFKNIMQDRNIDEIPLVLETIDESIWAEEIALLRSMI, encoded by the coding sequence ATGAAGAGGATTGGAGCTCATGTAAGTGCAAGCGGAGGCGTGCAAAACGCGCCATTAAATGCTAAAAAGATAGGCGCAGATGCGTTTGCGCTTTTTGTAAAAAACCAACGACAGTGGAGCGCAAAAGCGCTTGAGAAAAGTCAGATTGATGAATTTAGCGCGAATTTAGCCGATGTAAATATCAAAAAAGAGCATATCTTGCCGCACGATAGTTATCTTATAAATTTAGGTCATCCAGACAAAGCACTTAGGCAAAAAAGTTTAGATGCTTTTTTAGATGAGGTGGAGCGAGTATCGGCGCTAGGGCTTGTGATGTTGAATTTCCATCCAGGCTCGCATTTAAAACAAATTAGCGAAGAGGAGTGTTTGAAAAATATCAGTGAGTGCCTAAATTTCACACTTTTAAACAGCTCTGGTGTAAAACTCGTGGTAGAAAATACAGCCGGGCAGGGTTCAAATTTAGGTTATAAGCTTGAACATCTTGGCTTTTTGATAAAACATAGCGTAGATAAAGAAAGAATCGGCGTTTGTATCGATACTTGCCATTTTTTTGCTGGCGGATATGATATAAGAAGTAAAACGGCGTATGAAAAGACTATGGCTGAGTTTGATAAGATAGTTGGATATAAATTTTTAAGCGCAATGCATCTAAATGACTCTAAAAATAAGCTTGGAGTGAAAAAAGATCGTCATGAAAGCCTTGGAGCTGGAACTTTGGGGCTTGAAGCGTTTAAAAACATCATGCAAGATAGGAATATCGATGAGATTCCGCTGGTTTTAGAAACGATTGATGAGAGCATTTGGGCGGAAGAAATAGCGCTTTTAAGAAGTATGATTTAA
- a CDS encoding D-2-hydroxyacid dehydrogenase, with product MKIVCLDADTLGFDADLNEFAKFGEFVSYPKTAANQTIERLKDADVVISNKVLITDDVMANTNLKLICVSATGVNNIDVEAAKKRGIPVKNVAGYSTNSVAQQAFAGLLMLANNMEYYTSYVSSGEWVKSEIFTNLDRVITELNGKKFGIIGLGTIGKSVANIAKAFGCDVVYYSTSGKNNNNEFKSVSLDELLTQCDIISIHAPLNENTKNLIAKPQLDKLKSSTILMNFGRGGIVDETALANAIDERGIKAVIDVLEKEPMIANHPFLTVKNRQNLILTPHVAWASKEARQTLIKMVVKNIEEFINGK from the coding sequence ATAAAAATAGTATGCTTAGATGCAGATACTTTGGGATTTGATGCGGATTTAAACGAATTTGCTAAATTTGGAGAGTTTGTTAGCTATCCAAAAACAGCCGCTAACCAAACAATAGAAAGGTTAAAAGATGCCGATGTCGTTATCTCTAACAAGGTTTTAATAACAGATGATGTTATGGCTAACACTAACTTAAAACTCATCTGTGTTAGTGCAACCGGAGTTAACAACATCGATGTAGAAGCTGCCAAAAAAAGGGGTATTCCAGTTAAAAATGTCGCTGGCTACTCTACTAACAGTGTAGCACAACAAGCCTTTGCTGGACTTTTGATGTTAGCTAACAACATGGAGTATTACACTTCATATGTTAGTAGCGGCGAGTGGGTAAAAAGTGAGATTTTTACAAATTTAGATAGAGTTATCACTGAATTAAACGGTAAAAAATTTGGTATCATTGGACTTGGCACGATAGGAAAAAGCGTGGCAAATATCGCTAAAGCCTTTGGTTGTGATGTGGTTTACTACTCAACAAGTGGGAAAAATAATAACAACGAGTTTAAAAGCGTTAGTTTAGATGAGCTTTTAACACAGTGCGATATCATCTCAATCCACGCTCCACTTAATGAAAATACTAAAAATTTAATCGCCAAACCACAGCTTGATAAACTAAAATCTAGCACTATTTTGATGAATTTTGGTCGCGGTGGTATAGTCGATGAAACTGCACTTGCAAACGCTATTGATGAGCGTGGTATAAAAGCGGTTATTGACGTGCTAGAAAAAGAGCCGATGATAGCAAATCACCCATTTTTAACTGTTAAAAACAGACAAAATTTAATCCTAACACCACACGTTGCATGGGCTAGCAAAGAGGCAAGACAAACGCTTATAAAAATGGTTGTAAAAAACATAGAGGAGTTTATAAATGGCAAGTGA
- a CDS encoding coproporphyrinogen III oxidase family protein: MQYFQNLAQNFALSYAHNKMENSLYKSLNIDIIDKNIDKIPDKNKKYMLYAHVPFCHVFCPYCSFHKYHYNEDACKKYFVNLREEMCQIKEAGYDFSSMYVGGGTTLIDEDELLKTLELAKKLFSITDISCETDPNHITPQKLSLFKGYIDRISVGVQSFDDEILRKVARYDKFGSQKQLVEKLSSAIGILPTTSLDLIFNFPFQTKEQLVTDINLAKSLSPEQITFYPLMKSPLTRDAIAKSLGVSSQNNEQEFYAILRDEFKTYNANNAWAFSKQKSNLVDEYVGSNHEYVGIGSGAFSFLDGRLLINAFNLEEYGSRINARKSPVIATCDFTRNERLKYIFLTELFDGAVDIAKFNKANNANLKKELFMEISLLRLVNAIYEEDGRIKPTEFGSYICVVLMKDFYTGMDKVRAAFKDDAKIKSSKKLRVMEDEPTLVQNLEVKSS, encoded by the coding sequence ATGCAATACTTTCAAAATTTAGCGCAAAATTTCGCACTCAGTTACGCGCATAACAAGATGGAAAATTCGCTATATAAAAGTCTAAATATCGACATTATAGATAAAAATATAGACAAAATTCCAGATAAAAACAAAAAGTATATGCTCTATGCTCATGTGCCATTTTGCCATGTGTTTTGTCCTTACTGCTCGTTTCACAAATACCACTATAACGAAGATGCTTGCAAAAAATACTTCGTAAACTTAAGAGAAGAGATGTGCCAGATAAAAGAAGCTGGTTATGACTTTTCTTCGATGTATGTGGGTGGCGGCACAACTTTGATAGATGAAGATGAACTTTTAAAAACCTTAGAACTTGCTAAAAAGTTATTTAGCATAACAGACATTTCATGCGAAACCGATCCAAACCACATCACGCCTCAAAAACTCTCCCTTTTTAAAGGATATATCGACAGAATAAGCGTTGGCGTTCAAAGCTTTGATGATGAAATTTTGCGAAAAGTTGCAAGATATGATAAATTTGGTTCGCAAAAACAGCTAGTAGAAAAGCTTTCAAGTGCGATTGGAATTTTGCCAACTACGAGCCTTGATTTGATTTTTAACTTTCCATTTCAGACAAAAGAGCAGCTAGTAACTGATATAAATTTAGCCAAAAGCCTCTCTCCTGAACAAATTACATTTTATCCGCTTATGAAATCCCCTCTTACGCGCGATGCTATCGCAAAAAGTCTTGGCGTAAGCAGCCAAAACAACGAGCAAGAGTTTTATGCCATCTTGCGAGATGAGTTTAAAACATACAACGCAAACAACGCTTGGGCGTTTTCAAAACAAAAGTCAAATTTAGTCGATGAATATGTCGGCTCAAACCACGAATATGTCGGTATCGGAAGTGGTGCGTTTAGCTTTTTAGATGGAAGGCTTTTGATAAATGCTTTTAACTTAGAAGAATATGGCAGTCGCATAAACGCGCGAAAAAGCCCAGTTATCGCGACTTGTGATTTCACACGAAACGAAAGACTTAAATATATCTTTTTAACCGAACTTTTTGATGGGGCAGTCGATATCGCTAAATTTAACAAAGCAAATAATGCAAATCTGAAAAAAGAGCTGTTTATGGAGATAAGCTTGCTTCGCCTTGTCAATGCGATTTATGAAGAAGATGGGCGTATTAAGCCAACTGAGTTTGGAAGCTATATTTGCGTAGTTTTGATGAAGGACTTTTATACTGGTATGGATAAAGTTCGCGCCGCCTTTAAAGATGATGCTAAAATCAAATCAAGCAAAAAACTTCGAGTTATGGAAGACGAGCCAACTTTAGTGCAAAATTTAGAGGTAAAAAGCTCATAA
- a CDS encoding YajQ family cyclic di-GMP-binding protein produces MASEHSFDISASVDMMEVKNALETSKKEVAARYDFKGLSAEISLNEKEKTITLLSTSDNKIDAMKDIVISKLIKREIPANAISELKRESASGSNVKATLKLNDTLDSDNAKKITKAIKDSKIKVNAQIRGEEVRVTSKSIDDLQSVIKLVKELNLELPISFRNLK; encoded by the coding sequence ATGGCAAGTGAGCATAGCTTTGATATAAGCGCAAGTGTCGATATGATGGAGGTAAAAAACGCTCTTGAAACATCTAAAAAAGAGGTTGCGGCAAGGTATGATTTTAAAGGTTTAAGTGCTGAGATTTCACTAAATGAAAAGGAAAAAACCATAACCCTTTTAAGCACAAGTGACAACAAAATCGATGCTATGAAAGATATAGTTATATCTAAACTTATCAAACGCGAAATTCCAGCAAATGCGATAAGTGAACTTAAACGCGAAAGCGCAAGCGGTTCTAACGTAAAAGCCACTCTTAAGCTTAACGACACACTTGATAGCGATAATGCCAAAAAAATCACAAAAGCGATAAAAGATAGCAAGATAAAAGTCAATGCCCAAATTCGTGGCGAAGAGGTGCGAGTCACCTCTAAATCAATTGATGATTTGCAAAGTGTGATTAAGCTAGTTAAGGAGCTAAATTTGGAACTTCCTATCAGTTTTAGAAATCTAAAATAG